The DNA window CGACGTCCATACCTTCCGATGGCTCGTCGAGCACGAGTAATTCCGGATCGTTGACGAGCGCCTGGGCCAGGGCCAGCCGTTGCAACATCCCTTTACTGAATCGGGCGATCGGCTCGCGGCTTCGGTCAGCCAGTCCGAAACGCTCGAGCAACTCGCCAGCCCGGCGGCGCACGATCACTGCCGGTTGCCGAGAAAGCGCCCCGTAGTACTCCAAGAGGTTTTGGGCGGTAAGGTAGCGCGGAAATGCCTGGCTTTCGTGGACATATCCGACGCGGGCCAATGTGCTCCGCTCCTTCCAATGTCGCCCGAGCCGCCAGATTCGACCGGATGTTGGGCGGCAGATCGAAAGCAGAATCTTGACCAGCGTCGTCTTGCCGGCGCGGTTCGGGCCAATCAGGCCAAAGACCTCGCCGGCCGAAATCGAAAGACTCACGCCGTCCAAGGCCCTCACTCCGCCTCGGCCAAATAGCCGGGTCGAGAAGACTTTAGTGATGTCTTCAAAACGAACCGCGGTTTTTTCTTGTGCAAATCGCATTCCGCCGCCGTTGCTTAGAGGTGAAACGAATCCGCTACAGCCGTTCCATGAATTTCAAGAATCCCGCGTCGAGCGAAGTCCAATTGTCGCCAAATGTCGACGTGAAATCGGCAATGCGCTGCGGAGCCGGGTAGGGGGCGAACGCCGCATGCGACGCTGTCTTGCTAAGGAAATGCGCATAGCTGGCGGGCTCCGTTTCCGTCAAATAGAACGTAAGCGCCCAGGACTCGGCAAAGGCGGCCAATGTGTCTTGTTCAAATCGGATATCGGACGCGATCAACTGCTGGATTGCTCCCGGCCGTCGGCGGGCCAGATACTGACGAAACTGTCGAAGCCTTGCGCGATTGATACGATGGCTTTGGTCTGGATAGTCGTTGGCGTCCCACACGCCGCGGGCCTCGAATAACAGTCCCATTCCTTCGCTCAACCAGCGCGGCGGCAGCACGAAGCGGTTGTGAATTCCCAGATTGAAGGCGACCTGATGGGCCGCTTCGTGGACCACGGTCGGGGCGCCATGTCGCCAATCGGAAGTGGTGGTTTTGCCGGCCCCGATGTCGAGAACTGCGACGCGATTCGTTCGCGGGAGGTAATAACCGACCGCCCCTTGCGGCAGCGCGACACCCTCTTCAACGCAATAGTGCAAAAAGTCGTCCTTATCGGTGAACACCGTCGCGACCAATGGAAATTCCGGCCTGCGTATCGAAACCCCGCGCACTTTGAAGTATTCCACGAATTGCGCGTACATTTGCTCGAAGCGGTCGGGCCACACCTGCCCCTGCCCGACTGGATGGCCCACGACGTAGTGGTCCGTCGTTTGGAACTCAAACCGACCTCCGAACTCCGCTTCCAGTCGCTCTTTAAGTTCCCCAGCCGCGTACGGCTTGAAATCCGGGGAGGTCTGACGGTAGTTTCCCGCGCCGGAAGGTGAGAAGTCCCACAATTGCCCGTCGCGCGACAAAAGGCGCACGTGGTCGTCGGCCCAGGTCAGCGGCGCACCTTCGACGAACCGTCCTCCGACGACTGCCGCGATCGTAAAGCGCGGCGGTTCCGCGGCTGGCGCCCGATTCCAGGCCGTCCACAAGAGGAAACTGACGAGCATTGCTCTCATTGGATCAACGATATCTGGACACCGCTTTGAAGGATTTTGGTGAAGGCCTGTTGCAGCCCGGAGACCATTTGCGTTTGATTGCCGTTGATGATCTTATAGCTTGGCATTCCGTCGTTGACGTTGCCGATGACCTCCATGCCATTGAGCGTAGCCGTGTTCGCCGCCGCCGACGGATCGCTGGGATCGAAATAGGGCCCAAACCCAATGCAATGGATCAAGAGCGGCTTGGAGGCGGTCGAGTATCCTGGCGAACTGGCCGAATCGAGCGCCGCCAATTGGGTACAGACGCTGTTGATCGGCGTGACGACCGACGGATCGTTGTTGCTGTAGCCATTGATTCCCGAAGGGAACTCGCTGCCCGATGGGCTACCATAGTTGTAGCGCACTTTGTAATACGAATTATAGGCGCCATTATTGCTGAACGACGCGGTGGCCGTAGTGTTTGGAGCGCCGTCGGTCTCGAAGATGACGATTTTCTGAGCGCCCTTTCGACCGT is part of the Pirellulales bacterium genome and encodes:
- a CDS encoding ABC transporter ATP-binding protein: MSLSISAGEVFGLIGPNRAGKTTLVKILLSICRPTSGRIWRLGRHWKERSTLARVGYVHESQAFPRYLTAQNLLEYYGALSRQPAVIVRRRAGELLERFGLADRSREPIARFSKGMLQRLALAQALVNDPELLVLDEPSEGMDVAARRLLHNVIRERQQRGHTAILVSHLLSDVERLCDRVAVLQGGRVGFIGHVADLKGEIVDGTQDQPSPSSFEDALEPFYAGAQP
- a CDS encoding DUF1570 domain-containing protein, producing MRAMLVSFLLWTAWNRAPAAEPPRFTIAAVVGGRFVEGAPLTWADDHVRLLSRDGQLWDFSPSGAGNYRQTSPDFKPYAAGELKERLEAEFGGRFEFQTTDHYVVGHPVGQGQVWPDRFEQMYAQFVEYFKVRGVSIRRPEFPLVATVFTDKDDFLHYCVEEGVALPQGAVGYYLPRTNRVAVLDIGAGKTTTSDWRHGAPTVVHEAAHQVAFNLGIHNRFVLPPRWLSEGMGLLFEARGVWDANDYPDQSHRINRARLRQFRQYLARRRPGAIQQLIASDIRFEQDTLAAFAESWALTFYLTETEPASYAHFLSKTASHAAFAPYPAPQRIADFTSTFGDNWTSLDAGFLKFMERL